TGAATGGACTCCAAATCAATCTtagtctctctgtttctgtctctctttctttctcctcgtTCTCTGTGCAAATTGCCCTCAGATAAGAAACTTGCTCGCCTCTTTGTGCTCTCTAACGCCTCCTGCTTTCTCCTCCACAGTCGCTGGAAAGCACACGGAGGATGCTGCAGAtggcagaggaggtgagacTTTGACGGTTTGCTGCTGAAGCGCGGCATGTATCATCCTACAGCTGTGTTTTGCTGAGCGCACAGCGGGTCTGTGTTGGCTCATAATTGGTCCCTACCTGGATGAGGGTAAAGGAAATCTCCTCTCAATGCATGACAATTTCAGCGGCGGATTCATTTCCCAATTCTTCAGAAATTCTTTGAATGCTTGAAATGGGATCAGATTTTTACATTGATGTGATTAAAGATCTGAATTGAACAGTTTATGTTCTCCTTTCACAGCAGCGTTAAGGCCGCTGTTAATAGTTTGAGACTTAACGTTTTGAGGGTTTTGAGAAGTGGTAGCATTGCAAGAAAAAGGTTTTTTCAGATATTGATTACTACACGTCTTTGTATTAAGTTTCTAAGTATTAAACCCAAATTATTTGCCTTCTTTATCAAACATAACTCTGTCTGTGAGCTTTTCTTTGgttctgaatgtgtgtgactcCTGTGTTTTCAGAGCAAACAGACCGGTGTCAACACCATGGTGATGCTCGACCAGCAAGGAGGTAAATAACACATGAGCACTGCTGGTTTGCCACCTCTTTTTCACCTTTAAAGTGAATTCTCTAGTTTGTTTGCAAGTTGCAAAGTTTTCGTTGCAGCTGGACTAAACCTCGTCACTGTGCAACAATGTGAAAGTCAAGCGAATTTCGTTATTTCAATAACTTCTATCTCAGTCGTTTAGAGATGATGGAGcagatttcctgttttgatatttacagaatcttttttttaatacgGGGAAACTCTCAAGGATGTGTCCACTATAGAAAAAGTGCCATTAATTATTTTATGTCAAAAGAAATGTTCCACATTTTAAATAGAAACTGTAGCATTAAAAAGCAGAAGAGGTGCTAATAAAGCTGTTTCGCTTCCCTGAGGGCGGCGGTATTGAAATTAGaaaaagctgtttgtgtgcatcacATTCGGCCACAATGAtcaacaatgtttttatttatgggGCCAAACTGGCGTGTTACTTCATTAACGATCTTCTcagcagttttttgtttttttgtgctctCAGGACACGTGCCGTCCACGATGCTTCCCCTGTTTAAACATGTGCATCTGTAATTATTTGTTGTACTACCTGCAgcttgttatttttttgttatcttgatcccttttttttttttttttttttggttgctgctgcagtgacccAGTTATTGACCCAATTTAGGATTCCTCACACAGATCATTGAAGTTTAATCTAATCTGGTCtaaaaatggatgaataaacaaaaccaaatgagCAGTAAGACAAATTCCTGCTGTGTGAATGGCAGAAAAGGAGATTCTGACGTGGTGCCgtgtgctgtgtttcagagcagctgaggcGTGTGGAGGAGGGCATGGACCAGATCAACCAGGACATGAGACAGGCTGAGAAAAACCTGACTGACCTCTCCAAGTGCTGCGGCCTCTGCGTCTGCCCCTGTGACAGGtacactgtgctgcagagctgctgacgGCTGCACACCGCCGCTGTGTTAGCAcgcttttttccctctgtgtgtgtgtgtgtgcgtgtgtgtgtgtgtggtcatgaaAATTTATGGAGGAGGGATGGTTTGAACAGAAAAGTGAATGAACTTCACGGTAGCCGTGTTCCCAGCAGCATGTTTTTCGGCTCGTTTTGGACTTTGAGCGTTAGAAAAGGTTTGATGGAAACGACAAAATTCTAACAAACCTTTCCAAAAAAAAGGTTTAACACTCGCTTGAGGTGGTTTTTGTCTTGGCCAAGCTCCctggttttctttcctcttctttgaGGTTTGTTGGCCATCAGCTAACGGCTGGTTTTGTTTGgacctctgcttcctctgctctgttcattACATCTGCGCATAACTTCACCTATACATCAACTTTTGATGTTTTTGGGACATTTTAAAGGTTGACAGTCACATGGAGACACAGCTTGCTGTTGTCAGTACAAAGCAAACCAGCAAGGAGGCTGCATAAAACAGCTGAAGTTTCTGAACATTCGCACATTTTACATCATGTGTAAAGTTGAGTTGTGAAGAGCTGGTTCAGGCAGGCTGCTTCCAGAAGTGACTGCTCGGACGACCATGACGTTCTCCAGGTTCAACCATCAGGACGAACACAAAATATCTGTATGAAAAAGTGTCACAGGTGCCAGCTTTTGTATATTAAAAGAAGAATAAGGTGAGATGGGAGTTTAAAACTCTCTTCAAAGTGCCTCTAACAGCTGTCAGACATTAAGGTTCACGGTGCTGATTAAAGTAATAATAACATGATCACATCTATGGCACTGTGTTTTGTTCCCAGCTGAAACATCAAAGCATTTTGAATTCTCCGCCGCTCTGCATCCCCGGCTGCTTCTCCATAGCAACAGCAGCCGATGCTCGTGGTTGTCGTGGCGTTTCGAGCGGCCTGCCATGCCTCACAGACAGAGCGTGATTTCTCCATAACGAGGTGGAAATAATTAAAGCTGGCGCTCGTTCCACAAACCTGTAGGACTGTTCTTTTATCCAGGAGagtcctgtgtttctgtgtcgaGTAACACTGAGGGTGTCGATAAAAGACAGATTTAAGATGGGAATAAAGAAGTGGGAAAAACAGTTGTGGAACCAGCAGCGACTCTATTATCAGGGGATCGAACGTTTCCATGACAGGCCTCTGATCTGtcagggtgatttcacatcagCGCGGCGTGAACTCGTGATAGCAGATTGTCGTGTGGAgagaagaaaatacaaattTGCATGTCAAACGTCAATTTTCTGGTCAGAAAGATTGCAGATACAGTTTGTGAGCGTTCCCAACGGCTTGTGACCGAGTAGGGGACATGACAGGTGTACCGCTCTGCGCTGGGCATGCTTAAAGCTCCCTCCATCAAACCATATccacatgcagtgtgtgtgtctgtgtgtgtctgtgtgtgtctgtgtgtgtctgtgtgtgtttgtgtgtgcatagtAAGATCGTATCTGCTTCTAAacgtggaaaaaaaatctccccACAATGCTTTCACATTGGAGAAGAGGATTCTTTGATGAGTACCATACGATAAGGTAGGGAATCTCTCTAACTTCCTTCAGATCAATGAGCGTCTGTGACTGTAGCTGCCTTATAAACCTCTCGCAGACGCTTTCGTGTAGAGATCCATGTTGTTGTGGTTTCGTTAACACTCTCCTCGTTTAGATTCAAACACCTCCGGGTTTCCCTGGTTTGTGGTGACCTCCTGCTTTTCCTCCAGGGTGTCGTCAATCGAGCACGACTCACGATACAAGCGCACCTGGGGTCTTGGAGGAGGCGAGGGCGAGGGCGACTCCAATGGATCAAAAGTGGTCTCGAGGCAGCCCTCAGCTGTGCGCAATGGCCAGGCTGCCCAGGTGAACGCCCAGGCGCCCTCGGGCCCGTACATCAAGAGGTGGGCTCCTGGTCGTCTCAACAGTGTTTCACCACGCTGTCGTCAGAAGCTTGTTAATCTAGAAAAGACGTTAAGTCTTCAGCTGTGCTGGTCACAAATGACATATCGAAACAAATTCCCATTCGCGGTGCAGGGTAACCAACGATGCACGCGAGGATGAGATGGAGGACAACCTGAACGCGGTGGGCAGCATCATCGGGAACCTGAAGACCATGGCCGTGGACATGGGCGCCGAGATAGACAAGCAGAACAAACAGATCGACGGCATCACCGCCAAGGTAGGAGTCCGAGATGGTGGtgtgcattttcatttgtgtgctCGCGCTTCCTGAGCACGCTCCATCACCTCAACCCTCCAGAGTTAAATGTCCTAAAATTTGCAGAAAGCCCCAAAAggctcattttctttttttttttctgagtctTTGCTGTTCATCATGTTGAGCTTGAAAGCCAAATTTAAGGTTTCCTGTGGAGTTTTTCACCACCAGTAGCACTATGGAGCTCCACTTTTACAAGTGCACAAGcaccacgacacacacacacacacacac
This window of the Chaetodon auriga isolate fChaAug3 chromosome 14, fChaAug3.hap1, whole genome shotgun sequence genome carries:
- the snap23.1 gene encoding synaptosome associated protein 23.1 isoform X2, whose product is MDDMTVEQMTARANQVTDESLESTRRMLQMAEESKQTGVNTMVMLDQQGEQLRRVEEGMDQINQDMRQAEKNLTDLSKCCGLCVCPCDRVSSIEHDSRYKRTWGLGGGEGEGDSNGSKVVSRQPSAVRNGQAAQVNAQAPSGPYIKRVTNDAREDEMEDNLNAVGSIIGNLKTMAVDMGAEIDKQNKQIDGITAKADMNRVRIEEANQRANKLIK
- the snap23.1 gene encoding synaptosome associated protein 23.1 isoform X1, giving the protein MPQNIELGATGGASKQDSSNMDDMTVEQMTARANQVTDESLESTRRMLQMAEESKQTGVNTMVMLDQQGEQLRRVEEGMDQINQDMRQAEKNLTDLSKCCGLCVCPCDRVSSIEHDSRYKRTWGLGGGEGEGDSNGSKVVSRQPSAVRNGQAAQVNAQAPSGPYIKRVTNDAREDEMEDNLNAVGSIIGNLKTMAVDMGAEIDKQNKQIDGITAKADMNRVRIEEANQRANKLIK
- the snap23.1 gene encoding synaptosome associated protein 23.1 isoform X3 translates to MLQMAEESKQTGVNTMVMLDQQGEQLRRVEEGMDQINQDMRQAEKNLTDLSKCCGLCVCPCDRVSSIEHDSRYKRTWGLGGGEGEGDSNGSKVVSRQPSAVRNGQAAQVNAQAPSGPYIKRVTNDAREDEMEDNLNAVGSIIGNLKTMAVDMGAEIDKQNKQIDGITAKADMNRVRIEEANQRANKLIK